The genomic DNA CCACTGGTGCTGAGCTGGTCGTACGATGTCAAAGCCGATAAAGCTGAAGGCTCTGAGCAGGCGTCCTGGAGACAAGAAAATGGCAGCAATGGTCACGTGCAGCAGCTGCCTCTGCGGGGTAGTCTTTAGCCAAGCCTTCTTACCTCTCGCCGCCAGTTCTTTGTTGACCCCCACGAGAACCCAAATCGCGTCCAACTTCATCTCCACAAACTCCAATATGGCTGCCAGGCTGTAAGCGAGAAGAAAACCTTTTGAATTTAGGAAGCCAAGAAAAGGCTCTGTCTTCTGCAGTCACATCCAAAGCTTCTGTAATATTACCCCTCGTGATCTCCTTGCTCCAGAAGATTGGGGGCCCCATCCAGAAAGACCTGTCGATTGGTTAATAGCCCAAACCAGACCAAAGCTTCCTGTCCTTGCTTGTACTGGAAAAGCAGGAGAGTAGGGCTCATGGCTGGAGCTGCGGAGTCAGCCAGAATGGACAACTTTCCTCTctggggaaaataaaaaaaataccaaacAAAATAACTTTCCCCACAATCCAGGAATACCTACCCATGTGGTTGACCTACCCGTACCTCATGCAGGGGTGTCAGATGTGACCGGCCGGACTCCACCCTCAGCCGCAGTCTCCTCAACTCAGGAATGCCAGGGGCAGCAGTGACAGCTAGACACCGAGGACTGGACAGCCGTCATTCTACAAGGGCCAAGAGGAAACCGCCCGTCAGTACTGAGCAATAGTCATCCATCATGGAGGGCATCTCATAGCGAAGCCTCTTACCTGTGAGGCTGAAGTGATGGAGGGAAGCCTACCCTTATCTAGGAGGTTGACGGTTACCTCTATTGTTTAGGTAGCATAATACTGGTTCCTCTCTTCGGAGCAGATGGTCAGGGGCATGTGAGCATAATTTATATACAACTCATAAGATGCCAGAGGtcactggtgacatcacaaggACGTAGTGATGTCACAGCGATGACAGGGTTGAGtggtgatgtctctggtggcctctcCTGGTACTGCAGGTCAAAACTAAGGAATGGAGCTGACCTTCAGTATCTGGAGCGGCCACTACAGTGTGAGGGGCAGTGCTGTTCTCTCTACGCTGTGTGAACTGA from Anomaloglossus baeobatrachus isolate aAnoBae1 chromosome 12, aAnoBae1.hap1, whole genome shotgun sequence includes the following:
- the OAZ3 gene encoding ornithine decarboxylase antizyme 3 isoform X2 is translated as MSLAAILEFVEMKLDAIWVLVGVNKELAARGRLLRAFSFIGFDIVRPAQHQWFPTCTDNVILVYSLDGAAAQEGINAPNKEKQKYTVQ
- the OAZ3 gene encoding ornithine decarboxylase antizyme 3 isoform X1, coding for MSPTLLLFQYKQGQEALVWFGLLTNRQVFLDGAPNLLEQGDHEGLAAILEFVEMKLDAIWVLVGVNKELAARGRLLRAFSFIGFDIVRPAQHQWFPTCTDNVILVYSLDGAAAQEGINAPNKEKQKYTVQ